TTAGTGATGCGGTAGGAGTAGTATGGGTCGGTTAGAATATGGAACCGGTTAGAGTATGAAGAATCGGTTAGAGTATGGAACCAGAAGAAGGTAAAGCAcgagacagatttttatggatgtttggagataaactcctacgtcaccccttcttctcaaaccacgagaaggatattcactaaggaatacacaaacacaatacacgatcgagtcttattgactgctcgataatcactcttacaattctcacataAATTGTAACACAAACACACTCAAGCtttgaatcttagagagataagtACTTTGCAACTTGTTCTTGCTCTTTTTGTTGTTCACAGACTTGTTAACTTTCTTATGATTCCTTGTTATTTTTCAGCTTCCTcaacttctccttttataggtgaaatgtgtcaacgatCACATttttcaacggataccttcagagattcagcatagcattaaatgcggtttaagcttccaaggcatggagcagaccgactGAATTagtctttgcttgattatggcAACTATCGGTTGGACAGTTCCTACACCTGGGAGATTGctcctttgacttgtaccaaaatggtaactgtttcttcatgcaatcttctgcagcctgcagcatatcatcagacttgtaccaaaatagtaatgtcacagtctgatcctttgatgtcatcttctgcatatacccaaagtgtctgtttgcaccaatttggaAACTGCtctttatttgatatctttgacttctttctttaagtagtcttctcgttggatttgtTCTTTAGATTTGGATTGAGTACTTCATTCTAACTTATCAGGTTAGCCGGTTGTGCAGTTCAACCGGACAACTTCCGGTTCTGGATTTGtctcttctggccggtttgagaTCTTTGTCGTttaggttgttctgttcaatcgGATGGCTTTAGTTTGTTCATCtgcttcttctaaccggtttgaTTATTTGACCGGTTGAGATTCCTGACCAATCCTgcacaataattttattaagttaAGCTTTTTATTTAatcggtcaattttatctaacacaaaCGATCTTTTAATGGTTAAAACATGCTCTACATCGATGGTCCCGAAGCAAGATGGATCATAGAAAAAGTACATGTAGGTGTGTGTGGTCCACACATGAATGGACTAGCACTTTCCAAGAAAATACTTTGTCTGATATTATTGGAAAAACATCGAACAAGAGTGTGTCAGTTATGTGAAAAGTTGTCACCAATGTCAAATCTATGCTAATCTAAATCATACTCTAACATTTTTGTTGCACTGCATGACATCACCGTGGCCCTTTTCGACATGGGTTATTGATGACATTAGGATAATCTATCCCCATGCGATAAATGAACATGAGTTAATACTCGTATCCATCGACTATTTCTCAAAATGGACTTGAGGCAACATCCTACAAGGTTCTGAAATCTACTCAAGTGGAAAAGTTCATATGTGTCAACATCATCGCCAAATACGGAGTACCTCACACCATTATTTTAGATAACGGAAGACAATTCCAGGGAAATGTTTTATCCTTACTCAAAGTGTTCAAGATTGAAAATCAAAAATCTTTGCCCTATCGACTCCAAACTAATGGTGCAGTCGAAGCGGCAAACACGAATGTGATCAGAATCATCAAAAAGATGACCAACACATACAAGGATTGACATGAAAAACTAACATTTTCCTTATGGGGATATTGTATGACTGCTCGAGCATTGACAAACGAAACTCTTTATTCTCTAGTTTACGGTATGGATGCCGTACAACCTATCAAGATTGAAATCCTCAAACTAAGAGTCTTGTTGGAATCTCACGTCATTGAAGAATGTTAGGAAATTAGTCAACAATAATAGGGGGTTGACCAAGTATTGTTAACCACGAAAAGTCTTCGTTCGATATTAACTCTATTAAAAGTTCATActtgtttctattctacgcaagtCTCCACAAACTCTTGACCGGTGTCAAGTGcggaattatttgttttgactTGAAGCGGCAGATAAAGGTTGGAAGatgcggaaagtaaataacacgagacacaaaggttgtttatggatgttcggagtaaactctcttacgttaccccttcttcttggcctcgagaaggatattcttctcaaccttgggaagaatattcactagaagactttgatttgaaTACAACGCTTATACAAACCTAGTCGGATAACTAGGACTTAGACGCTACCTGTTTCCGAACTCCTAGTACACAACACTTGTTGAATATATActatctattcaacttacaaataATCACACAGATGTAAGGATTAATACAATGCTTTGTATGAACTGTCTCTCACGGAAAAATGCTAAGGCAAAagcttgaatatatatttgtagagagagagttttttttaattttcaagaGAACTCATAACGTCAAGTCTTATTTCTGTTTTCCTTTGATCTTCTTATATATCTAAGACACAACAACGGTCGGATCTTCTTCAATGGACACGTGTTCTCCTtcctttgattatttttcttGATAAAGATCCACTTGCATTCAATGTTGACGTGTTATAGAGAATTTAATGCTGGCGTGTTGTAGAGAATTTAATGTTGACGTGGGAATTATTCCATTGATTATTATGCGTGTTGATGTGATAGTCTCGGTCGCTTCTCATTTCGGTCAGCCGGATGTGCCTACGTAGCAATTTTTGTTTTTCAGGACTTCGGTTTTTTAGGACTTCGATATTTCAGGACTTCGGTTTTTCAAGACTTTGGTATTTTAGAACTTCGGTTTTTCATGACTTCGGTATTTAAGGAATTCGATATTTCATGACTTTAGTTTTTCAGGATTTTGGTATTTACTCAACCGGATGCGCCTACGTGGCAGTTTTGATATTTGCTCACCCTAATGCGCATACGTGGCAATTTCGGTATTTGTTCAACCGGATGCGCCTATGTGGAATTTGCAGTATTTGATCAACCGGATGCGCCTACGTGGAAGTTTCAGTATTTTCTCAACCGGATGTGCCTACGTGGCAATTTCGGTATTTGCTCAACCGGATGCGCGCAGCTTCCCATTGTACTACAACTCCttgttttttatctttaaatatattaatatacttgatattacttaacaattatatatatatataatttaacttatatatataattgaacttagtttatccattcattatcaaaatcatttcttaaattataatctaacaaattttccctttttgattatttaaactaaattatcaaaatcaagtgaaatcatttataacttataaaatcgcttatgttaattatcctaagttaattaaaatcTTAGTCTAacaatttatccctttttgattatttaaactaaattatcaaaaccaagtgaaaacatttataacttataaaatcgcttatgttaattatcctaagttaattaaacCTTAGTTTAACAAAGAAGATTGGGTGAAATCTCGATATGACCAGTTGACGTTGATGGAAGACCACATGTTGGATGCATTATGCAAAACTCAGGCTTACCAGAAACGAATGGATGATACCTTTAATAGAAAGGTCAAACCCAGGAACCTAAAAGAAGGTGACCTAGTGCTCAAGGTAACTCGAGAACTGTTAGACCCTAGGGGCAAGTTCCAACCACAATGAGAAGATCTCTTCCGCATCAAGAAAATGCTCTCTAGAGGTGTAGTTTGCCTTTTAACAGTAGAAGGTGAAgattttattgctccaagcaaGTTAGATGCCCTAAAACGATATTATGTGTGATATCGTTTCGCACAAAATCACGTCTTTGATTCAGCCTTAGCATGATTACCACGGCTCTAATCCAGTCTTAGTTGGATAATTATGGCTCTGATCTAGCCTTAGTAGGTTAATCACGGCTCCAATCCAACCTTTGAAGAATTTTCACTGATCCAATCTACCCTTAGCAGGGTTATCACGGCTCCAATCCAGCCTTAGAGGATTATCACGGCTCTCATCCAGCCTTAACAAGATTATCACGGCTCCAATCCAGCCTTAACAGGATTATCATGACTCTCAATCCAGCCTTATCAGGACTATAATGTCTCTCAATCCACCCTTACCAAGATTATGACAAGTTTAGTCCTCAGCTTGGACTATTCGACCTCTAGTGGTATATGGTTATGCCATAATTCCTAGTCGTTAGTCCATAGTCAGGAGTGGACTAATCGACCTCTAGCATTGTACAACTATGTCATACCTCCCTAGAGCTAGTCCCCTGCCAAGAGTGAACTTATCGAAACTCTAGTCTTGTAGGACTATGTTAAAATTCCCCAACAGTTAGTCCCCGGCTCAAAGTGCACTAATTAACCTTTAGTATTGTAATATTACGTTGGAAAATCCCCAGCTAGTCATCAGGTTCAAATGGACTGGTCGACCTCTAGTTTTGTATAACTACGTCACATGAACTAAGGGAGAACTACGTGAGATGCAATACATATCAAGGACGTATGAAAGATATACATGAAACTTTTATATAGGTTCGGTCTCAATAATCTCAAGAAGCTAAACCAACTTAATAAGAGCGCATAAATAAAGGAACAAACTATTTTTAGTTTTGTCACCCACAGGATTTTAGAACAGTGGGAGCCCTAGTTCTTTCCACCAACCGGTGTGaaggattttaggaaacaagtaggGACAAAAGTCAAGAGCATCTCTTACAATCACACTACGATTGATCTCCCGAATCAAAACCCTGAGTTTTTGGAAAACTCCTATCAATGGATATTCTTAATGAGCTCGTTTTCGTGCTACGCGATTATCTAGGAAAGTTAATCATTTAGGGAGGtcttttgagaaaaaagaattgGAATAAACCCCCAAAAGCTAAGCCAAAGTCACAATTTGAAAAAGGATGTTTCATTCCCCTTTGTACAAGAGCATAGAGAGAACTAGACTAAACGCttcaaaaaaaagataaatagaaaTTCTCGTAGGTTGAGGTAAAGTCGTTGTTTATGCTCACTCGGGCAATTGTTCTGATGTCTATCGCAAGAGAAAAACACATTGATTCCCCAAATACACCCTGGGATCcaaacaaaaatgtaaaaacactCCCATGTAGGTTGAGGTGTTAAAATGACCGTTTATGCTCACTCGGGTGCATGTCCCGATGACTATCATAAGAGAAAAACGTATTGATTCCTCCAGATATACCCTGGAAGTCAAAAAAGAAAATTCTTGAAGTTAGAAAGTTTAAACTCTCTCTATAACTATACCCGGAATGATCGAACTTTCGAAGAATTGTGACCCACAGTGaaagcaaccaaaaatataactgAACATGACCTTATTTTGATGGTCACCTTCCCTGCAAGTTAATATCTTGAATAATCGTTTGTACGGGGTCGAATTTATCATCCATATCTTAATATAGGAGAAAAAGGAACttgataattttcaaaaaatgagACAATCCCTATCAACACAAGAATGCTCATATCCTAGTCCGAACACGTTTCGAATCCAAGTCACCCTACTACATGGGTAAGACTAGGGTTTCTTCTACTTTCAAACCTTGTCTGAGATACAGAATAGCCATTCCCCAAGTAGCTTTTGTTAAAGCTCCCCACCTtacaaagtattaaaataacTAATCGATGTGTCAACCAAGTTGTGAAGAAAACTTTGTAAAGCCGAAGGAAAACAGATTTTGTTGCAATATTCCTTAAATCCCTACAAAGTTGACGGTTTTAACATAGTTGTGAAGGACATTTTGTCACCCTAAGATCAAAGTTTCCTTTGGGACAACAGAGTCGATGTTTCACCTAGTTGCGAAGGACACTTTATTAGGTCCATAAAAGATAAGCTACCAATTAGAACGACTCCTCTCGTGAACAATCCCAACAGAAGAAGAATGTTTCAATCAGATGTGAAGGCCACTTTGTAAAAGACCTCTCTAAGGCCTTATTCTGATAGACATCTATATGGGTTATTGTTATAACCTATCCCCAATAAATTGATGACTATAAGGGTTATTGTTATAACATATTCCTTCAGAGTGAGTGTTTTCATATATCCCCTTCAAGAGTGAGCCTTGTCTATACCGATCATCATTATGACCAGTCCACACCAAAGTGATTGTTATCACCTGTCTTATCTATATGTCATTGTTATAAACTATCCTCAGCACGATTTTTATCATCCCCACAGAGTGATTGTTGCCACATTTCCCATATCACGTGATTGTTATCACCACCCAACGTGATTGTTGTCACGTTACCTAAAAGATCTTATTTCATCCTCAATAGAGAATTCTCTTCATCCCCCTTATACTGCCGATTTCAAGGGGTTGAGAGCTTCGACTCAATTTTCGAATAAAATAAACCTTGTAGAGGACTATTCAAGCTTTCCAAATTATCTAAGATAAGCTAACTTCATTTAGCATAGCGATCTAGGTGAATTATCCAAGTTGGTGATCAATGCAGGATTTCTTCAGTAAATCAAGGTGCCAAACGCACACATCTAGgcgttttttcaaataatccacgCTTGGCGCCAACATGATGTCAGCGTCCGCGTTTTGAATCGTTTGAGTGCGCACGGTCAAACTCGTTGACTTGTCCTTGACTCTTCTAATTCAACTCggtttttgacatttttgccTTTTTGAAAGGCTTCTACACAAAATTgcaaatatcaatattatactcaaaatttataattttttgaaccGGATAATTTGAACGTATCAGGTCTCCTGAATTCcgactttttattaaaaaaaatgacgcTTGGACGCACAAACAAGCCCTAATTTGGTTGTTTATTACATTTTGtccaacaacaatattatactcaaagttcataattttttaaatcagtcattctaaacatattaaaatatctgaagcTTGAGTAGTTTTAGAATTTGGCGTTTGGACCACTATTCAAGGGTCGTTCTAAGCCAATTCTGAAAAATACTTCTGTTTTTTCTCTCACGATCTAATAATCATGCAAGATCATCATACTGGACCAcgcatatttattttaatttcatggtgtaaaaattaagtgtgctcaaatatattataaaaaagtaacaaaacaatatattattttaaatgaataatactttaaactataacaaaaaaatgtatCCCTGATCATCTATAATGTTGTTCACTATTAGATGAGAATGCATAGAAATTGCCTAAAGGTCATAGTTAAACTATGTACACTATGCATTAACAATAAATTTGCACCATTAATGGTTGTTTTTGGTAgaactttatttaatattacatAAACTCAATCACAAATCACAATCTTAAATAGTTTACTTATCATACTTTAAATGATGACCATTTGTTATGAACAACATTTTATACATTCTCAAAAAGTTTAAACAAtgacaataaatatattgttgttAAGGTTTTTTTGTATGCGGTGAATTAATATTACTATGAGtgaagttaaattatttttttaacgttCTTCTTTATTTTCCTCTAATATCtctttttttccattttttaaaatatttctccTTTTTATTATCACCAATGTTCTTTATAAGAAAGGTgacaaattttgtttaaatatattattgttggCCTAATATTACCtaaatgtgtgaaaaaatcgaagatatttttctttaattacttATCCAGATCAAAATAATTCCcccaaaattaataattttgttggcTTTatgtatgtttatttaattaatttgtaagcGCAGacctaataattatttgaaatcattttGTAAGATATTACTTAGCATAAGGATCTTAGGTTTTGATTAGAATCAATATATATGCAAATATgcaataaacatttaaaaatgatgtGCCAAACTGAATGAAATGACAAAGATGTTACCATCAATTACCATCATCAATAGAACCGCCATGAATTGAAAATTATACactttatactttatttatctTTTGGTACATTATGAGTTATAAAGAATATCTATGAtgtagattatttttaaataaataatgtagggtctcatcaattgaaatatatatattttatagcatatattaaatgttatttatattttaatagttttatataaataattcactttatatcaaactatttttttcaaataacctaggATCAATGGAGAGCTCTCTGTTGATATTGGGTTTTATGGGTTTTATAATTGGAAACTTATACATAGATcacaatttatttgtttttaattatttcatttatcaaataaaataatcttattttatttttataaagattaaattttaaatacaagataacattaaaataattcaattaattaaaaactcaacaacaaattcttcttataacaaaatataatataaaatttgaaataaaaccAGTTTCAAAGACAAtagtttaaacaaaaataaaatatttactttatttagtTAGTTAGACATTAGTTATTTTaaagtaatatattaaaagaattatCAGAATCTTGCTTATTtgtttattgaattatttaaataatttattggtttttattcatcaacaaaatcaattgattaaaatattttattgtatttttaaaatttaatttgtagtaaatataaatttttttttatccaataaCTCAACTTTTCATCAtttaaatccaaataatgaCGTCATTTAAATATCCTTTATCCAAACAAACACTTACaacctaattattttttttttccttttgttgTAATGTaccttttttatatatatattcttgaaGGACCATTTTCAATATCTAGATTCTAGAGCAATTAATTATGACactttttatcttttcaaatgTAATCTTTAATCTCAATTCCTTTCATCCTTATCATGTTAACTAgtcattatttataaattatcatcAACTGTGAATTTAATATGatgtgattatttttttaacaaaaatgtcTCTAAagataacatatataattataataaatatagagGTAAAGTCAGTCAATAACTTGATATTATCTTCTAAGATTTTAATTGATagttttattaaagaaaaactaaaattaagtctaatttgaaaattcttttaattaataaaataacccaaaatcaaaTATGTGTAATGCTCGTTTGggagtttatttttttaacattcttaaattatacatatttcaATGCCTTGGCTGAATGGATACAAATAAATCAATACTCCATGACAATCATTTCtatcaacaaaataaatttattatatattaaagacATTTAATTTAACTacataaatcatattaaatctaattttaagaaaataaaatcaaacaacatcagatatgaattttataagatttttaaaaagattttatccaatttttttagaaattattcattatcacaatattatcattataatcatcaaatcattaaatttattaattttaaattttaaatacaaataaaatattttaataattaaacaaattaaaaccaaaataattattatgtttttaataaaacaaaaaaaaaacctcAATTAACCAATATGAAACTTCCTCTTAGAACTGGTTTGATATTGggtttttgagatttttttaatccaaaacagaatatttttcttctttcattttatctattcatttaATACTTCATTTTATCCAtccaaatacaaaatattatttatttaatattttctctctcatatttatGATAAGATGACCATCAAACTTTAAAAAACtagttaaaattttttttaaagtattttatcCAAAAATCCAAAATGCCACAAGATCAAACCAATTTTAAGGTGAATCAAACTAAACCCAAGCAcaaatattttactataaataaagcaaagaagaaaatcaagaaaCAGACAGACAGAAGGAGCGTCCCTAAGATGTCAACAGAGGTTGAATCTGTAAACAACGAAACAGAATTAGGCCGTAGACGACGGCGTCGCCGCCAGCCAGCGTTAGAAGGCGGCGATATCACAGTATTAGGCGATTCCCTTGACGAATGCCGGTTCCCGGAGATTGAGAGGAACATTATGAAGATCCATATGAACAGAGTCACCGATTGTTTAtcagaagatgatgatgatgattatgtGGACTTGGAGAACGGTGAGCTTGAGCCAAAAGTAGATCCACCGGGGAAAGAAGAGAGTAATTGCAGAATTTGTCATCTGAATTCAACAGAGGATGAAGAATTTGAAGCCGTAATTGAATTGGGTTGTTCTTGTAAAGGTAAATTGGGAACTGCCCACAAGCATTGCGCTGAGACTTGGTTCAAAATCCGAGGCAATTCGTGAGTATATTATTAAACccatttgaaatttgaaataccCATTTGAAATTGTGTCTGGAATTCAATAATTTGGAATGGGTTTGCAGGAAATGTGAAATATGTGGTTCAGAAGCAGTGAATATAACAATAGTAGTGCAGAATGAGGCggttggtggtggtggtggtggtgcgGTGGTGGTGCCGGTGACGGCGATGGTGCCGCCGGT
This is a stretch of genomic DNA from Impatiens glandulifera chromosome 4, dImpGla2.1, whole genome shotgun sequence. It encodes these proteins:
- the LOC124935016 gene encoding uncharacterized protein LOC124935016 translates to MSTEVESVNNETELGRRRRRRRQPALEGGDITVLGDSLDECRFPEIERNIMKIHMNRVTDCLSEDDDDDYVDLENGELEPKVDPPGKEESNCRICHLNSTEDEEFEAVIELGCSCKGKLGTAHKHCAETWFKIRGNSKCEICGSEAVNITIVVQNEAVGGGGGGAVVVPVTAMVPPVAVVGPVIIGENGSSWNGQRVMNILLACVIILFVISWFFHLRMLSS